A single window of Balaenoptera acutorostrata chromosome X, mBalAcu1.1, whole genome shotgun sequence DNA harbors:
- the IDS gene encoding iduronate 2-sulfatase isoform X4, with the protein MLPPGGGLLWLGLVLGSVCASVGSAAPGNSATDALNVLLIIVDDLRPSLGCYGDKLIRSPNMDQLASHSLLFQNAFAQQAVCAPSRVSLLTGRRPDTTRLYDFNSYWRAHSGNFSTIPQYFKENGYVTMSVGKVFHPGISSNHSDDSPYSWSVPPYHPSSEKYENTKTCRGPDGELHANLLCPVDVADVPEGTLPDKQSTEQAIRLLGKMKTSASPFFLAVGYHKPHIPFRYPKEFQKLYPLENITLAPDPQVPAGLPPVAYNPWMDIRRREDVQALNLSVPYGPIPADFQRKIRQSYFACVSYLDTQVGHLLSALDDLQLASSTIVALTSDHGWALGEHGEWAKYSNFDVTTRVPLVFYVPGRTAPLPAAGDKLFPYLDPFDSISESVEPGVKGKFTLTSVSQSSQAGPLQVASVPWLSWSLSSKKLQFEKTLPETSAGQDGHRCHGGRPVGSLPASRGPRGTALSLPHARGTCRAARPSSLPHPLVSRGAVPRRPEPSEAFSGP; encoded by the exons ATGCTGCCGCCCGGCGGGGGCCTGCTCTGGCTTGGCCTGGTCCTGGGCTCCGTCTGCGCCTCTGTCGGATCCGCGGCGCCGGGCAACTCGGCCACAG ATGCTCTGAATGTCCTTCTAATCATCGTGGATGACCTACGCCCCTCCCTGGGTTGTTACGGGGACAAGCTCATAAGGTCCCCAAACATGGACCAGCTGGCCTCCCACAGCCTCCTCTTCCAGAATGCCTTTGCCCAG CAAGCCGTGTGCGCCCCGAGCCGCGTGTCCTTGCTCACCGGGAGGAGACCAGACACTACCCGCCTGTATGACTTCAACTCCTACTGGAGGGCACACTCTGGAAACTTCTCCACCATCCCCCAGTACTTCAAGGAGAATGGCTACGTGACCATGTCGGTTGGAAAAGTCTTTCATCCTG gAATATCTTCCAATCATAGTGATGATTCTCCTTATAGCTGGTCTGTTCCACCTTATCATCCCTCCTCTGAAAAGTATGAAAACACCAAG acCTGTAGGGGACCAGACGGAGAACTCCATGCCAACCTGCTGTGCCCTGTGGATGTGGCAGATGTGCCCGAGGGCACCCTGCCTGACAAGCAGAGCACCGAGCAAGCCATACGGTTGTTGGGAAAGATGAAAACATCTGCCAGTCCTTTCTTCCTGGCTGTGGGCTATCATAAGCCGCACATCCCCTTCAGATACCCCAAG GAATTTCAGAAGCTGTATCCCTTGGAGAACATCACCCTGGCTCCTGATCCCCAGGTCCCTGCCGGCCTCCCTCCTGTGGCCTACAACCCCTGGATGGATATCAGGCGGCGGGAGGATGTCCAAGCCTTAAACCTCAGCGTGCCCTACGGCCCGATTCCCGCCGACTTTCAG CGGAAAATCCGCCAGAGCTACTTTGCCTGTGTTTCGTATTTGGATACGCAGGTTGGCCACCTTTTGAGCGCTCTGGACGATCTTCAGCTGGCGAGCAGCACGATTGTGGCGCTTACCTCGGATCACG GGTGGGCTCTGGGCGAACACGGAGAATGGGCCAAATACAGCAATTTTGACGTCACTACTCGCGTGCCCCTGGTGTTCTATGTTCCGGGAAGGACGGCTCCGCTTCCGGCGGCAGGCGACAAGCTTTTCCCATACCTCGACCCTTTTGATTCCATCTCAGAATCAGTGGAGCCAG GAGTGAAGGGCAAGTTTACTTTGACCTCCGTGTCTCAGTCCTCCCAAGCTGGTCCTCTCCAGGTAGCGTCAGTCCCCTGGTTATCCTGGTCTTTGTCTTCCAAAAAGCTCCAGTTTGAGAAAACACTTCCGGAAACATCAGCTGGACAAGATGGCCATCGCTGCCACGGGGGTCGGCCTGTGGGTTCTCT GCCGGCAAGCCGGGGACCTCGTGgaactgctctctctcttccccacgcTCGCGGGACTTGCAGGGCTGCGCGTCCCTCCTCGCTGCCCCATCCCCTCGTTTCACGTGGAGCTGTGCCGAGAAGGCCGGAACCTTCTGAAGCATTTTCAGGTCCGTGA
- the IDS gene encoding iduronate 2-sulfatase isoform X8: protein MLPPGGGLLWLGLVLGSVCASVGSAAPGNSATDALNVLLIIVDDLRPSLGCYGDKLIRSPNMDQLASHSLLFQNAFAQQAVCAPSRVSLLTGRRPDTTRLYDFNSYWRAHSGNFSTIPQYFKENGYVTMSVGKVFHPGISSNHSDDSPYSWSVPPYHPSSEKYENTKTCRGPDGELHANLLCPVDVADVPEGTLPDKQSTEQAIRLLGKMKTSASPFFLAVGYHKPHIPFRYPKEFQKLYPLENITLAPDPQVPAGLPPVAYNPWMDIRRREDVQALNLSVPYGPIPADFQRKIRQSYFACVSYLDTQVGHLLSALDDLQLASSTIVALTSDHGWALGEHGEWAKYSNFDVTTRVPLVFYVPGRTAPLPAAGDKLFPYLDPFDSISESVEPGVKGKFTLTSVSQSSQAGPLQAGKPGTSWNCSLSSPRSRDLQGCASLLAAPSPRFTWSCAEKAGTF from the exons ATGCTGCCGCCCGGCGGGGGCCTGCTCTGGCTTGGCCTGGTCCTGGGCTCCGTCTGCGCCTCTGTCGGATCCGCGGCGCCGGGCAACTCGGCCACAG ATGCTCTGAATGTCCTTCTAATCATCGTGGATGACCTACGCCCCTCCCTGGGTTGTTACGGGGACAAGCTCATAAGGTCCCCAAACATGGACCAGCTGGCCTCCCACAGCCTCCTCTTCCAGAATGCCTTTGCCCAG CAAGCCGTGTGCGCCCCGAGCCGCGTGTCCTTGCTCACCGGGAGGAGACCAGACACTACCCGCCTGTATGACTTCAACTCCTACTGGAGGGCACACTCTGGAAACTTCTCCACCATCCCCCAGTACTTCAAGGAGAATGGCTACGTGACCATGTCGGTTGGAAAAGTCTTTCATCCTG gAATATCTTCCAATCATAGTGATGATTCTCCTTATAGCTGGTCTGTTCCACCTTATCATCCCTCCTCTGAAAAGTATGAAAACACCAAG acCTGTAGGGGACCAGACGGAGAACTCCATGCCAACCTGCTGTGCCCTGTGGATGTGGCAGATGTGCCCGAGGGCACCCTGCCTGACAAGCAGAGCACCGAGCAAGCCATACGGTTGTTGGGAAAGATGAAAACATCTGCCAGTCCTTTCTTCCTGGCTGTGGGCTATCATAAGCCGCACATCCCCTTCAGATACCCCAAG GAATTTCAGAAGCTGTATCCCTTGGAGAACATCACCCTGGCTCCTGATCCCCAGGTCCCTGCCGGCCTCCCTCCTGTGGCCTACAACCCCTGGATGGATATCAGGCGGCGGGAGGATGTCCAAGCCTTAAACCTCAGCGTGCCCTACGGCCCGATTCCCGCCGACTTTCAG CGGAAAATCCGCCAGAGCTACTTTGCCTGTGTTTCGTATTTGGATACGCAGGTTGGCCACCTTTTGAGCGCTCTGGACGATCTTCAGCTGGCGAGCAGCACGATTGTGGCGCTTACCTCGGATCACG GGTGGGCTCTGGGCGAACACGGAGAATGGGCCAAATACAGCAATTTTGACGTCACTACTCGCGTGCCCCTGGTGTTCTATGTTCCGGGAAGGACGGCTCCGCTTCCGGCGGCAGGCGACAAGCTTTTCCCATACCTCGACCCTTTTGATTCCATCTCAGAATCAGTGGAGCCAG GAGTGAAGGGCAAGTTTACTTTGACCTCCGTGTCTCAGTCCTCCCAAGCTGGTCCTCTCCAG GCCGGCAAGCCGGGGACCTCGTGgaactgctctctctcttccccacgcTCGCGGGACTTGCAGGGCTGCGCGTCCCTCCTCGCTGCCCCATCCCCTCGTTTCACGTGGAGCTGTGCCGAGAAGGCCGGAACCTTCTGA